A single region of the Gossypium arboreum isolate Shixiya-1 chromosome 12, ASM2569848v2, whole genome shotgun sequence genome encodes:
- the LOC108479450 gene encoding F-box/kelch-repeat protein At3g06240-like has protein sequence MEVIGDLPRELFLEILLRLPVESLMRCKCVCKYWYALISNPKFIELHLKYNCNNNVCVLLKRCLLTCLGERENMLSLVCSSGFSFINLDVDLSLYKKEPCLQLLGHCDGIICLSNYRDDIVLCNPATRESMVLPESCLPCYSSISNLIPQTSALGFGYDARTHHCKVVRIVSYWEERSGSGLPHHSRVEVYSLATGSWKELNVKVPAHVWYSPCFETYFNGAFHWYAIDDNRNEVILSFHMGNEEFQVIPMPTALSLYDYAMCRSLFVWNGRIALVIYPRKAIEKSFQIYVMKEYGVRESWTKILTIGPLTKVEMPLAFWKNDEILMEGSDGLVVSYNLKTQELKDLPIYGVPKSFATLVYINSLVSVKGGNRMLDGDNRDFDW, from the exons ATGGAGGTCATTGGTGATCTGCCAAGAGAATTGTTCCTCGAAATCCTCTTACGGTTGCCAGTAGAATCTTTGATGCGGTGTAAGTGTGTTTGCAAATACTGGTACGCTCTCATTAGCAATCCTAAATTCATTGAATTGCACCTTAAGTACAACTGCAACAACAATGTATGCGTCCTTCTCAAGCGCTGCCTGCTGACATGCTTAGGAGAGAGAGAAAACATGTTGTCGTTGGTCTGCAGCAGTGGTTTTTCTTTCATAAATTTAGATGTGGATTTGTCTCTGTATAAGAAGGAACCATGCTTACAGCTTTTAGGTCATTGCGATGGAATTATTTGCCTATCGAATTACAGAGATGATATAGTTCTATGTAACCCTGCAACTAGGGAGTCCATGGTCCTCCCCGAATCTTGTCTCCCTTGTTATTCGTCAATCTCAAACTTGATCCCGCAAACCAGTGCATTGGGATTTGGTTATGATGCTAGAACTCATCACTGCAAAGTTGTTAGGATTGTTTCGTACTGGGAGGAGCGAAGCGGGAGTGGCTTACCCCACCATTCCAGGGTAGAAGTATACTCTTTGGCAACTGGTTCTTGGAAAGAACTCAATGTTAAGGTCCCTGCTCATGTCTGGTATTCTCCATGTTTCGAGACATACTTCAATGGAGCGTTTCATTGGTATGCTATTGATGATAACAGAAATGAGGTCATCCTTTCATTCCACATGGGAAATGAAGAGTTCCAAGTAATACCAATGCCAACTGCCCTCTCCTTGTATGATTATGCAATGTGCAGGAGCCTTTTTGTGTGGAATGGACGCATTGCTCTAGTAATCTATCCGAGAAAGGCGATTGAAAAATCGTTTCAGATATACGTGATGAAGGAATACGGAGTGAGGGAATCCTGGACAAAGATATTGACAATTGGACCTCTTACAAAAGTGGAAATGCCTTTGGCTTTTTGGAAAAATGATGAGATTCTCATGGAAGGCTCTGACGGTCTGGTTGTTTCTTACAACCTTAAGACCCAAGAACTCAAGGATCTTCCGATTTATGGGGTTCCGAAGTCATTCGCAACTCTTGTATACATAAACAGCCTTGTTTCAGTCAAAGGAGGAAATCGAATGCTTGATGGAGATAATAGAG ATTTTGATTGGTGA